The genomic window CTCAAATGTAGATTTAGCGAAAGCATTGGATCTAGTTCCTTCAGCTGTGTTGGAGCGGGTAAAAAAATTGGAGAAGAAGCATGTAATTACCGAATATAATGCCCGGATAAACCCTGTTGCGCTCGATTTAAAATTACTCGCCTTTATTTCAATGAAATCATCTCAAAGTTTGGGCTGCAGTGATACCGCAAACGAACTGGCAAAAATACCCGATGTACAAGAAGTACACGTCATTGCAGGAGATGATTGCTTTCTGATTAAGGTAAGGACAGCAGATTCGGCCTCATTAATGGCTTTACTGCGGGATGAATTTAGTAAGATTCCGAATATTTTATCAGTTAAAACCACTATTGTGCTGGAGACCGTGAAAGAGCAACAAAAATTAGTAATCCCTGAAAAATAAGCATATGGCAAATTTAAATAAAACAGCATCGCCGGTAATGGTTTACTTCGCATTTGCTATCGTATACATCGTTTGGGGCTCTACCTACTTTTTTATCCAGAAAGCATTGGTTGGTTTTCCGCCTTTTATTTTGGGCGCTTTCCGTTTTTCTATTGCGGGAGTGCTGATGCTAACTTGGTGCAAGATTAAGGGAGAAGATATTTTTAACCTAAAAACCATCAAAATTGCTGCTGTAAGCGGTATTTTAATGTTGGGTTTGGGTAACGGAATCGTAATTTGGGTAGAGCAATTTATTCCAAGCGGTTTGGTGGCAATTATGGTGGCCTCAGCGGCGATCTGGTTCGTTATTTTGGATAAATCGCATTGGAAAGAAAACCTGAGCAATAAATATATTATATCAGGTTTGGTAATCGGTTTTTTAGGTGTGGTGCTCTTATTCGGCGACCAAATTGTACGGGCGCTTGATAAACCACAAAGTAATCTGCAGATTATAGGTATGGTATTGCTTGTTTTTGGGCCGATAGCCTGGGCAGGAGGATCGCTTTATTCGAAATATCATCCTACTACCGGCAGCTCGGTTTCTGTTAACACGGGTTGGCAGATGTTAATGGCGAGTGTAGCTTTTTTACCTGGGGGATTTTTGAAATCTGAGTTTAAATTACTCGACTGGGGGAGTATTCCACTTGATGCCTGGTTATCTATTATTTACCTTATTCTGTTTGGTTCAATCGCCGCTTTTAGTGCTTATGTGTGGCTGCTTAAAGTGCGCCCGGCTACACAGGTTAGCACCTATGCTTATGTAAACCCGGTAGTGGCTGTTTTACTGAGTTTAACTTTTACCAATGAAGTGATCGGTCTTACCCAGATTATTGGTTTGGTGATCATTTTAGGGAGTGTGCTTTTAATTAATCTACCGAAATATAAAAGTGCGTAGATTATTATAGTGGAATCGTCATTTCGACTGTAGTGCAGCAGAATGCAGAAATCTGCTACGTGAAACTTAAAAAGCTGAGTTCGATAATACTTAGTAAAAATAATTGTTTTTAGCGCCTTGGAATAAGGAGATCGTCATGCTGAATTTATTTCAGCATCTTTATGCTCATTAAGACCCTGAAATAAATTTACTGCGTAGCTTTCCGCTGCGCTACAGGTCAGGGTGACGATAAAATCCAAAAATGTCTAAAGATTATTACTTAAAGGGCGTATTAATAACGGAACTGATGTTAAAAAGTTTAAAGTTACATTTTTCTGTGTTTTCGTGAATCCGTGGCAAACAGAAAAAGGTCCGTTGAGACACGAACCTTGGCAGGTGATGAACCTGTTAACGCTAAAATATTTTCCGCATAGTGAGATGCTTTTTACCAAAGGTAGCACCTGTGGCTTTATGGATGGAAATCATCTGTTCGTTAAAATCGCCCACCCAACTCAATTCAAGCTCTTTGTACTGATTTTTTGGCAGAACATATTCGCCTAAACGGATAAAAAGAACGGATTCCAAGCCATGTTTTTGGAATTTAGGTTTGGTACCCATTACAATCGCCCTCATGCGGGTAACGCCCACCCAGCGGCGGTAAGCAAACTTCAATTTTTCAATTAAGCCCAATTTACCATCAAAACCTTTAATCATCTGGTTCGCATCGGGAATCAATACCACAAAAGAGGCTGGTTCACCATTAAAGTAGGCAAACTGGATCAAATGTTCATCCATGATGGGCTCCATACTTTTAAAGCTTTCTTCGAGCGTTTCTTTTTTAATAGGCACAAAGTTTTCGAAATCCTGCCAGCCATCATTGTAGATTTCCATTAAATCATTAATGTATTTACCCGAATTGGCCTTGCTGAAATATTCGAAAGTATAACCAGGTTTATTTCTTACCCAGTTGGCAATTTTTGTAAAACGTTCCGGGAAGGGGATAGTTAGGTTAATATGGTTGGTTAATTGTTCGTATTCGGTAACAAAGCCATATTTCTCGAAAAATTTCTGGTAGTATGGGAAGTTATAGTTCATGCCGAAAGAAGGAGGGGTAAAGCCCTCAACCAATAGGCCCCAGAAGCTGTCGTTTTCACCAAAATTAATCGGGCCATCCATAGCCTTCATTCCATTTTCAGCTAGCCAGGTTTTTGCTGTTTCGAATAAAAGAAAGGCAGCTTTTTCATCATCAATACATTCAAAAAATCCCATACCACCAGTTGGTTGGTCGTAGTGGTAGGCTTTTTTCTCATTAATAAAAGCAGCTACACGGCCAATCAGTTTTCCTGTATCATCTTTTAAAACCCAGCGTGTACATTTTCCATGTGCAAAAAAGGTGTTTTTCTCTGGGTTAAAAACATTCTCAACCTCACTATCCAGTGGACAGATCCAGTTTTTGTCGTTTTTATATAGGATTTTGGGTGTGTTTAAAAAGTCTTTTTTTAATGATGAATTGCTTACTGGTATAACTTGCATGGGCAGATTTTAAAATTAAAAAGCATCCTACCAAGCGGGCGGATGCTTTTTCAAATATATGTTTTTTTAAATATTAATAGTCGTCGTCGTCATCGTCGAAATTATCGAAGTTGTCAAGATCATCTAATGGCATATCAAAATCATCATCGTCGTCATCTTGAGGCTTCTTTTTCGTTGTTAGAATATCGTCATCTTCAAGATCATCATCTTCGTCTACCTGTTTCTTGGTAGTCGGTTTAGTTGGGAGTTTCTTTGGCGCTTTCATAACACAAAAATAAAAATTGCTTTTATAGTTTAAAAATACAAAAAAACTTTTTTTAATAACAATCTGGGAGCAAAGAAATTAATTTATTTATTCCACATTTTCTCCAACAGTGTTTTCCTCTTTTACGATGTCTTTTAACTGAGGAAGCTGGTTTAAGTTATTTAAACCAAAATAATCCATAAATAATG from Flavobacterium sp. W4I14 includes these protein-coding regions:
- a CDS encoding Lrp/AsnC family leucine-responsive transcriptional regulator (product_source=KO:K03719; cath_funfam=1.10.10.10,3.30.70.920; cog=COG1522; ko=KO:K03719; pfam=PF01037,PF13412; smart=SM00344; superfamily=46785,54909), with amino-acid sequence MVIENNFSLDHIDLAILRLMQDNARISNVDLAKALDLVPSAVLERVKKLEKKHVITEYNARINPVALDLKLLAFISMKSSQSLGCSDTANELAKIPDVQEVHVIAGDDCFLIKVRTADSASLMALLRDEFSKIPNILSVKTTIVLETVKEQQKLVIPEK
- a CDS encoding drug/metabolite transporter (DMT)-like permease (product_source=COG0697; cog=COG0697; pfam=PF00892; superfamily=103451,103481; transmembrane_helix_parts=Inside_1_11,TMhelix_12_31,Outside_32_35,TMhelix_36_58,Inside_59_70,TMhelix_71_93,Outside_94_96,TMhelix_97_116,Inside_117_128,TMhelix_129_150,Outside_151_159,TMhelix_160_182,Inside_183_190,TMhelix_191_213,Outside_214_232,TMhelix_233_252,Inside_253_258,TMhelix_259_278,Outside_279_281,TMhelix_282_304,Inside_305_309) — encoded protein: MANLNKTASPVMVYFAFAIVYIVWGSTYFFIQKALVGFPPFILGAFRFSIAGVLMLTWCKIKGEDIFNLKTIKIAAVSGILMLGLGNGIVIWVEQFIPSGLVAIMVASAAIWFVILDKSHWKENLSNKYIISGLVIGFLGVVLLFGDQIVRALDKPQSNLQIIGMVLLVFGPIAWAGGSLYSKYHPTTGSSVSVNTGWQMLMASVAFLPGGFLKSEFKLLDWGSIPLDAWLSIIYLILFGSIAAFSAYVWLLKVRPATQVSTYAYVNPVVAVLLSLTFTNEVIGLTQIIGLVIILGSVLLINLPKYKSA
- a CDS encoding hypothetical protein (product_source=Hypo-rule applied; superfamily=55729), with the protein product MQVIPVSNSSLKKDFLNTPKILYKNDKNWICPLDSEVENVFNPEKNTFFAHGKCTRWVLKDDTGKLIGRVAAFINEKKAYHYDQPTGGMGFFECIDDEKAAFLLFETAKTWLAENGMKAMDGPINFGENDSFWGLLVEGFTPPSFGMNYNFPYYQKFFEKYGFVTEYEQLTNHINLTIPFPERFTKIANWVRNKPGYTFEYFSKANSGKYINDLMEIYNDGWQDFENFVPIKKETLEESFKSMEPIMDEHLIQFAYFNGEPASFVVLIPDANQMIKGFDGKLGLIEKLKFAYRRWVGVTRMRAIVMGTKPKFQKHGLESVLFIRLGEYVLPKNQYKELELSWVGDFNEQMISIHKATGATFGKKHLTMRKIF
- a CDS encoding hypothetical protein (product_source=Hypo-rule applied; smart=SM01237; superfamily=48371), whose protein sequence is MKAPKKLPTKPTTKKQVDEDDDLEDDDILTTKKKPQDDDDDDFDMPLDDLDNFDNFDDDDDDY